The Streptomyces cynarae genome contains a region encoding:
- a CDS encoding RluA family pseudouridine synthase: protein MSTLPEIRTLPVPDGLEGERVDAAISRMFGFSRTKAAELAAAGKVQVDGAVVGKSERVRGGAWLEVEMPQAPAPVQVVAEPVEGMEIVHDDEDVVVIVKPIGVAAHPSPGWTGPTVIGGLAAAGYRISTSGAAERQGIVHRLDVGTSGLMVVAKSEYAYTSLKRQFKERTVDKRYHTLVQGHPDPTSGTIDAPIGRHPTHDYKWAVTADGKPSVTHYDLLEAFRSASLLDVKLETGRTHQIRVHMAAHRHPCVGDLTYGADPTLAKRLGLTRQWLHAVRLGFEHPGDGQWVEFESAYPADLQKALDKVREESWA from the coding sequence GTGAGCACGCTTCCCGAGATCCGTACCCTGCCCGTGCCCGACGGCCTGGAGGGCGAGCGCGTCGACGCCGCCATCTCCCGCATGTTCGGCTTCTCCCGCACCAAAGCCGCGGAGCTGGCCGCGGCGGGCAAGGTGCAGGTGGACGGCGCGGTGGTCGGCAAGTCGGAGCGGGTGCGCGGCGGCGCCTGGCTCGAGGTCGAGATGCCGCAGGCGCCCGCGCCGGTGCAGGTGGTCGCGGAGCCGGTCGAGGGCATGGAGATCGTGCACGACGACGAGGACGTGGTCGTGATCGTCAAGCCGATCGGCGTCGCCGCGCACCCCAGCCCCGGCTGGACCGGCCCGACCGTGATCGGCGGCCTGGCGGCGGCCGGCTACCGGATCTCCACCTCCGGCGCCGCCGAGCGCCAGGGCATCGTCCACCGCCTCGACGTGGGCACCTCCGGCCTGATGGTGGTGGCCAAGTCGGAGTACGCGTACACGTCGCTCAAGCGCCAGTTCAAGGAGCGCACGGTCGACAAGCGCTACCACACGCTCGTCCAGGGCCACCCCGACCCGACGAGCGGCACCATCGACGCACCCATCGGCCGCCACCCCACCCACGACTACAAGTGGGCGGTCACGGCCGACGGCAAGCCCTCCGTCACGCACTACGACCTGCTTGAGGCCTTCCGCTCGGCGTCCCTGCTCGACGTCAAGCTGGAGACGGGGCGTACCCACCAGATCCGCGTCCACATGGCCGCCCACCGGCACCCGTGCGTCGGCGACCTGACGTACGGCGCGGACCCGACGCTCGCCAAGCGGCTCGGCCTGACCCGCCAGTGGCTGCACGCCGTACGCCTCGGCTTCGAGCACCCGGGGGACGGGCAGTGGGTGGAGTTCGAGAGCGCCTACCCCGCCGACCTTCAGAAGGCGTTGGACAAGGTGCGCGAGGAGAGCTGGGCATGA
- a CDS encoding Na+/H+ antiporter, whose translation MDQLALFLLLLLGAVVSVPVGDRLRLPAPVLMTLLGIVLALLDFVPNVNIPPGLILPALLPPLLYAAVRRTSWRQFAANKRPIFLLAVALVFVTTVCVAAVAHEVVPGLPVAAAVALGALVAPPDPVAATAVAGQLGLPRRLVSILEGEGLFNDVTAIVLYHVAIAAAVSGAFSLPHALVELALSAVVALAVGLALGWASNKLLDLLGDATLQIGLTLLVPYASYVLAEELHGSGVLSVLVTALFLAEYAADPDDVMMRLAGHTFWDVVDTLVTGIAFGLIGLELHHAIRTASGRWGEMLGWGAAIVAVVVFVRLAWLLPATWLTKRLHAKRDYDEEIPVSWRETVVMWWSGMRGVASVALALAIPLTMDDGSPFPGRDEIVFIAFGVIIATLVLQGLTLPWLVRKLNVRADTESEKEFEHALAVRAAKAAKRRLKEIEQVEELPDELSEQLLRRAFDIGARISPDLGDEERREAHEQRARRVKRVRRIHGEMLSAARHEVLAARSEPGADPEIVDRVLRHLDVRSLR comes from the coding sequence GTGGACCAACTGGCCCTGTTCCTACTGCTGTTGCTCGGGGCCGTGGTGAGCGTCCCGGTGGGGGACCGGCTCCGGCTGCCGGCGCCGGTGCTGATGACTCTGCTCGGGATCGTGCTCGCCCTGCTCGACTTCGTGCCCAACGTCAACATCCCGCCAGGGCTGATCCTGCCCGCGCTGCTGCCGCCGCTGCTGTACGCGGCGGTGCGCCGCACGTCGTGGCGGCAGTTCGCGGCCAACAAGCGGCCCATCTTCCTGCTGGCCGTCGCGTTGGTGTTCGTCACCACCGTGTGCGTGGCCGCCGTCGCCCACGAGGTCGTGCCGGGGCTGCCGGTCGCCGCGGCGGTGGCGCTCGGCGCCCTGGTCGCGCCGCCCGACCCGGTCGCGGCGACCGCGGTCGCGGGACAGCTCGGGCTGCCCCGCCGCCTGGTGTCGATCCTGGAGGGCGAGGGCCTGTTCAACGACGTGACGGCGATCGTGCTCTACCACGTCGCGATCGCCGCCGCCGTCAGCGGAGCGTTTTCGCTGCCGCACGCCCTGGTCGAACTGGCACTCTCCGCGGTCGTCGCCCTCGCCGTCGGGCTCGCCCTCGGCTGGGCCTCCAACAAGCTGCTCGACCTGCTCGGCGACGCCACCCTGCAGATCGGGCTGACGCTCCTCGTGCCGTACGCCTCGTACGTCCTGGCCGAGGAGCTGCACGGCTCCGGTGTGCTGTCCGTGCTGGTCACCGCACTGTTCCTGGCGGAGTACGCCGCCGATCCGGACGATGTGATGATGCGGCTCGCCGGGCACACGTTCTGGGACGTCGTGGACACCCTGGTCACCGGGATCGCGTTCGGGCTCATCGGGCTGGAACTGCACCACGCGATCCGGACCGCGTCCGGGCGGTGGGGCGAGATGCTCGGCTGGGGCGCCGCGATCGTGGCCGTCGTGGTCTTCGTCCGCCTCGCGTGGCTGCTGCCCGCGACCTGGCTGACCAAGCGGCTGCACGCCAAACGGGACTACGACGAGGAGATCCCGGTGTCCTGGCGCGAGACCGTCGTCATGTGGTGGTCGGGGATGCGGGGCGTGGCGTCGGTGGCGCTGGCCCTGGCCATTCCGCTGACCATGGACGACGGTTCGCCCTTCCCGGGCCGGGACGAGATCGTCTTCATCGCCTTCGGGGTGATCATCGCCACACTCGTGCTCCAGGGGCTCACGCTGCCGTGGCTGGTGCGGAAGTTGAACGTGCGGGCCGACACGGAGAGCGAAAAGGAGTTCGAGCACGCGCTGGCGGTCCGCGCGGCCAAGGCGGCTAAGCGCAGGCTGAAGGAGATCGAGCAGGTCGAGGAGCTGCCGGACGAGCTGTCCGAGCAGTTGCTGCGGCGGGCCTTCGACATCGGCGCCCGCATCAGCCCCGACCTCGGGGACGAGGAGCGGCGCGAGGCACACGAGCAGCGGGCCCGGCGCGTCAAGCGCGTACGCAGGATCCACGGGGAGATGCTGAGCGCGGCACGCCACGAGGTGCTGGCGGCACGCAGCGAGCCGGGTGCCGACCCGGAGATCGTCGACCGGGTGCTGCGCCACCTGGACGTGCGCAGTCTGCGCTGA
- the lspA gene encoding signal peptidase II, whose amino-acid sequence MAEAERIIGTPDIPDAAGPEQSDGRAPAEGAGAQAPGSGAAERPRGRRRIAVLFVVAAFAYTLDLISKLIVVAKLEHHEPIEIIGDWLKFEAIRNPGAAFGFGEAFTVIFTVIAAAVIVVIARLARKLYSLPWAIALGLLLGGALGNLTDRIFRSPGVFEGAVVDFIAPKHFAVFNLADSAIVCGGILIVLLSFRGLDPDGTVHKD is encoded by the coding sequence GTGGCAGAGGCGGAGCGCATCATCGGTACGCCGGACATCCCAGACGCGGCAGGGCCGGAGCAGTCCGACGGGCGGGCCCCGGCCGAGGGCGCCGGAGCTCAGGCGCCTGGTTCCGGCGCCGCCGAGCGCCCCAGGGGCAGGCGCCGGATCGCGGTCCTGTTCGTGGTCGCCGCCTTCGCGTACACCCTCGACCTGATCAGCAAGCTGATCGTGGTCGCGAAGCTGGAACACCACGAGCCGATCGAGATCATCGGGGACTGGCTGAAGTTCGAGGCGATCCGCAACCCGGGTGCGGCCTTCGGCTTCGGTGAGGCCTTCACCGTGATCTTCACGGTGATCGCGGCGGCGGTGATCGTGGTGATCGCCCGGCTCGCCCGCAAGCTCTACAGCCTGCCCTGGGCGATCGCCCTCGGCCTGCTGCTCGGCGGCGCGCTCGGCAACCTCACCGACCGGATCTTCCGCTCTCCGGGCGTGTTCGAGGGCGCGGTCGTCGACTTCATCGCGCCCAAGCACTTCGCGGTCTTCAACCTGGCCGACTCGGCGATCGTCTGCGGCGGCATCCTCATCGTGCTGCTGTCCTTCCGCGGGCTCGACCCGGACGGCACCGTCCACAAGGACTGA
- a CDS encoding SDR family NAD(P)-dependent oxidoreductase produces MTRNVVISGGGTGIGLAAARAFAADGDRVLLLGRRAEVLEKADVPGALTYAADLSDPHAVRGAARFVADELGTVDVLVNSAGGSGLLEPKADIEDPLETVAHTWTVNFRLNVLTAALLTEALRDRLASPGGRVLFLSSIAAYRGSGSGAYAASKAALHPYAFDLARELGARGITVNVVAPGYVEDTEFFGEAMDPARRERLIAETSIGRAATPGDVAATLHWLASSGARHITAQVIQVNGGAERGR; encoded by the coding sequence ATGACGCGCAACGTGGTGATCAGTGGCGGTGGCACGGGGATCGGGCTTGCGGCGGCGCGGGCCTTCGCGGCGGACGGGGACCGGGTACTGCTCCTCGGACGCCGGGCGGAGGTGCTGGAGAAGGCCGACGTGCCCGGGGCGCTGACTTATGCGGCCGACCTGAGCGACCCGCACGCCGTGCGCGGCGCCGCCCGGTTCGTGGCCGACGAGCTGGGCACCGTGGACGTCCTCGTCAACAGCGCGGGCGGCAGCGGGCTCCTGGAGCCCAAGGCCGACATCGAAGATCCGCTCGAAACCGTCGCGCACACCTGGACCGTCAACTTCCGGCTGAACGTGCTGACCGCGGCCCTGCTCACCGAGGCACTGCGCGACCGGCTCGCCTCACCCGGCGGCCGGGTGCTGTTCCTCAGCTCCATCGCCGCCTACCGCGGCTCCGGCAGCGGCGCGTACGCCGCCTCCAAGGCCGCCCTGCACCCGTACGCGTTCGATCTGGCCCGGGAGCTCGGAGCGCGCGGCATCACGGTGAACGTGGTCGCGCCCGGCTACGTCGAGGACACCGAGTTCTTCGGCGAAGCGATGGACCCGGCGCGGCGCGAGCGGCTCATCGCGGAGACGTCCATCGGCCGTGCCGCCACGCCCGGCGACGTCGCCGCGACCCTGCACTGGCTGGCGTCCTCCGGCGCCCGCCACATCACCGCGCAGGTGATCCAGGTGAACGGCGGCGCGGAACGCGGCCGCTGA
- a CDS encoding alkaline phosphatase D family protein yields MTSRHRSSERVNSLSPRRRTVVKAAAATAVLGVPLAAALPARAAADTPAFLHGVASGDPLPDGVLLWTRVTPTADATPGSGLGPDTEVTWVLAKDKAFTAIVAKGSVTASAASDHTVKADVRGLEPATDYWFRFSAGGTDSPVARTRTAPAADAAVSGLRFGVVSCANWEAGYFAAYRHLAARGDLDAWLHLGDYIYEYKTGEYAARGTVVRPHAPANEIITLSDYRIRHAKYKTDPDLQALHVKAPVIAIWDDHEFADNAWSGGAVNHTEGAEGTWTARKAAAKQAYFEWMPVRPAVEGTTYRRLRFGKLADLSLLDLRSFRSQQASTGSGSVDDPDRTITGRAQLDWLKAGLKASDTTWRLVGNSVMIAPFVIGSLSADLLKPLAKLLGLPQEGLAVNTDQWDGYTDDRRELLAHLRANAIRNTVFLTGDIHMAWANDVPVDAGTYPLSASAATEFVVTSVTSDNLDDIVKVPEGTVSAVAAPVIRAANRHVHWVDTDRHGYGVLDITAERAQMDYYVLSDRTNASATSSWVRSYRTRSGTQKVERTYDPV; encoded by the coding sequence GTGACCAGTCGACACAGATCATCCGAGAGAGTCAACTCCCTTTCCCCGCGCCGCCGTACGGTCGTCAAGGCCGCGGCGGCGACGGCCGTTCTGGGCGTCCCGCTCGCCGCCGCCCTTCCCGCCCGGGCCGCCGCCGACACCCCGGCCTTCCTGCACGGCGTGGCCTCCGGTGACCCGCTGCCCGACGGCGTCCTGCTGTGGACCAGGGTGACGCCCACCGCGGATGCGACGCCCGGCTCCGGGCTCGGGCCCGACACCGAGGTGACCTGGGTGCTCGCCAAGGACAAGGCGTTCACAGCGATCGTCGCAAAGGGCTCCGTCACCGCGAGTGCCGCCTCGGACCACACCGTGAAGGCCGACGTCCGGGGGCTCGAGCCGGCCACCGACTACTGGTTCCGCTTCTCCGCGGGCGGCACCGACTCCCCCGTCGCCCGCACCCGCACCGCGCCGGCCGCCGACGCCGCCGTGTCCGGGCTGCGCTTCGGCGTGGTCTCCTGCGCCAACTGGGAGGCCGGCTACTTCGCGGCGTATCGGCACCTCGCCGCCCGGGGCGATTTGGACGCGTGGCTGCACCTGGGCGACTACATCTACGAGTACAAGACGGGCGAGTACGCGGCCCGCGGCACGGTCGTGCGCCCGCACGCCCCGGCGAACGAGATCATCACGCTGTCCGACTACCGGATACGGCACGCCAAGTACAAGACGGACCCCGACCTTCAGGCCCTGCACGTGAAGGCACCGGTCATCGCGATCTGGGACGACCACGAGTTCGCCGACAACGCCTGGTCGGGCGGCGCGGTCAACCACACCGAGGGCGCAGAGGGCACCTGGACGGCCCGCAAGGCGGCGGCGAAGCAGGCGTACTTCGAGTGGATGCCGGTCCGCCCGGCCGTCGAGGGCACGACCTACCGCCGGCTGCGCTTCGGCAAGCTGGCCGACCTCTCCCTGCTGGACCTGCGCTCCTTCCGTTCGCAGCAGGCGTCCACGGGCAGCGGTTCCGTCGACGACCCGGACCGTACGATCACGGGCCGTGCCCAACTCGACTGGCTCAAGGCGGGCTTGAAGGCGTCCGACACCACCTGGCGGCTGGTCGGCAACTCGGTGATGATCGCGCCGTTCGTCATCGGCTCGCTCTCCGCGGACCTGCTCAAACCGCTGGCCAAGCTGCTCGGGCTGCCGCAGGAGGGCCTCGCCGTCAATACCGACCAGTGGGACGGCTACACCGACGACCGCCGTGAACTGCTGGCCCACCTGCGGGCCAACGCGATCCGGAACACCGTGTTCCTGACCGGCGACATCCACATGGCCTGGGCCAACGACGTCCCGGTCGACGCGGGCACCTACCCGCTGTCCGCCTCCGCCGCCACCGAGTTCGTGGTCACCTCGGTCACCTCCGACAACCTCGACGACATCGTCAAGGTTCCCGAGGGCACCGTCTCGGCGGTGGCCGCGCCGGTCATCCGCGCGGCCAACCGGCACGTCCACTGGGTCGACACCGACCGCCACGGCTACGGCGTGCTGGACATCACCGCCGAGCGCGCGCAGATGGACTACTACGTCCTGTCCGACCGTACGAACGCGAGCGCCACCTCGTCCTGGGTGCGGTCGTACCGCACCCGCAGCGGCACACAGAAGGTCGAGCGGACGTACGACCCGGTGTAG
- a CDS encoding mechanosensitive ion channel family protein has product MENVLRPVIVVGGTVGLTLLIGWGTDVLLRKANARHPETPLWDLLRRGRIPYQLVLCTALLRGSYDQAEVLQAHQVGIGRTLTLVLIGSAAWLVIRIAGAVVETTYSRYARAHHDPARVRRVRTQVTLIMRVVYATVGVVAASAMLLTFPAMRTAGASLLASAGVLGIVAGVAAQSTLSNLFAGLQIAFGDMVRLGDTVVVDGEWGTVEEITLTFLTVRTWDERRITMPVSYFTSKPFENWSRGSAQMTGIVYFHVDHTAPVDAMRDKLRDILRHCPAWDGRAYGLQVTDSTPNTMQVRALVTAKDADDIWTARVTVREELIRWLAEEHPYALPRVNTAGAIPPPGWNGHSVRDGQFHKAYEQQRASRG; this is encoded by the coding sequence ATGGAGAACGTACTGCGCCCGGTGATCGTCGTCGGCGGCACGGTCGGACTCACCCTGCTCATCGGGTGGGGCACGGACGTCCTGCTGCGCAAGGCGAACGCCCGGCACCCCGAGACGCCCCTGTGGGATCTGCTGCGCCGCGGCCGCATCCCCTACCAGCTCGTGCTGTGCACGGCCCTGCTGCGGGGCTCCTACGACCAGGCCGAGGTGCTCCAGGCGCATCAGGTCGGCATCGGCCGGACGCTCACCCTGGTGCTGATCGGTTCCGCGGCCTGGCTGGTGATCCGCATCGCGGGGGCCGTGGTCGAGACGACGTACAGCCGCTACGCCCGCGCCCACCACGACCCGGCCCGGGTCCGGCGCGTGCGCACCCAGGTCACGCTGATCATGCGGGTGGTGTACGCGACCGTCGGGGTGGTGGCGGCCAGCGCGATGCTGCTGACGTTCCCGGCGATGCGCACGGCCGGCGCCTCGCTGCTGGCCTCGGCCGGCGTCCTCGGCATCGTCGCCGGTGTCGCCGCGCAGTCCACGCTCTCCAACCTCTTCGCCGGGCTTCAGATCGCGTTCGGCGACATGGTGCGGCTCGGCGACACGGTGGTCGTGGACGGCGAGTGGGGCACGGTCGAGGAGATCACCCTCACGTTCCTGACCGTGCGCACCTGGGACGAGCGGCGGATCACCATGCCGGTGTCGTACTTCACCTCCAAGCCCTTCGAGAACTGGTCGCGCGGCAGCGCCCAGATGACCGGCATCGTCTACTTCCACGTCGACCACACCGCGCCCGTGGACGCGATGCGCGACAAGTTGCGCGACATCCTGCGCCACTGCCCGGCGTGGGACGGCCGGGCCTACGGCCTCCAGGTCACCGACTCGACGCCCAACACCATGCAGGTGCGGGCGCTGGTGACCGCCAAGGACGCGGACGACATATGGACGGCGCGGGTCACGGTGCGCGAGGAGCTCATCCGCTGGCTGGCCGAGGAGCATCCCTACGCGCTGCCGCGGGTCAACACTGCGGGCGCCATACCTCCGCCCGGCTGGAACGGTCACTCCGTGCGCGACGGACAGTTCCACAAGGCGTACGAACAGCAGCGGGCGAGCCGGGGGTGA
- a CDS encoding dienelactone hydrolase family protein, protein MNIMLFHSTYGLRPAVRAAADRLRAAGHEVWTPDLFDGRTFETVEEGMAFKDEIGKEELLKRAVLAAAPYSERGLVYSGFSLGASIGQTLALGDHKARGLLLLHGTSDIAPSASVDALPVQLHVAEPDPFETDDWLSAWYLQMGRAGADVEIYRYAGAGHLYTDPDLPDYDEEAAEATWRVALGFLDSL, encoded by the coding sequence ATGAACATCATGCTCTTCCACTCGACGTACGGTCTGCGGCCGGCCGTCCGGGCCGCCGCCGACCGGCTCCGCGCCGCCGGGCACGAGGTGTGGACCCCGGACCTGTTCGACGGCCGCACCTTCGAGACGGTCGAGGAGGGCATGGCCTTCAAGGACGAGATCGGGAAGGAAGAGCTGCTCAAGCGGGCCGTCCTGGCCGCCGCGCCCTACTCGGAGCGAGGGCTTGTGTACTCCGGCTTCTCGCTCGGCGCGTCCATCGGGCAGACCCTGGCGCTCGGCGACCACAAGGCGCGCGGACTCCTGCTGCTGCACGGCACCTCGGACATCGCGCCGAGCGCCTCGGTGGACGCCCTGCCGGTCCAGCTGCACGTCGCGGAGCCGGACCCGTTCGAGACGGACGACTGGCTCAGCGCCTGGTATCTGCAGATGGGCAGAGCGGGCGCGGACGTGGAGATCTACCGGTACGCGGGCGCGGGCCACCTGTACACGGACCCGGACCTGCCTGACTACGACGAGGAGGCGGCCGAGGCCACCTGGCGGGTGGCGCTCGGCTTTCTCGACAGCCTGTAG
- a CDS encoding DsbA family protein, with protein MSKRNSQAAKTAARERLRVERERQAKRDKVKRQLIVAGSVVAVLAVAGGVGYAVVQNNKPSHWEAAKSEKLVAPANTSGTNGTTVVIGKSSAKKTLVMYEDPRCPICAQFEQTVGSTVKQDVDAGKFKIQYVGASFIDTNTQGEGSKNALSAMGAALNVGPEAFLEYKTALYSAKWHPEETEDKFKDDSYLIKVANTVPALKDNAAFQKAVKDGTYDKWALDMSDVFNKSGVQGTPTLKMDGKTLTGSDGKNAPMTVAEFNAAIDNALKS; from the coding sequence ATGAGCAAGCGGAACAGCCAGGCGGCGAAGACGGCGGCCCGTGAGCGGCTGCGCGTCGAGCGCGAGCGGCAGGCCAAGCGCGACAAGGTCAAGCGGCAGCTGATCGTCGCCGGTTCGGTCGTCGCCGTGCTCGCCGTCGCCGGCGGCGTCGGCTACGCCGTCGTGCAGAACAACAAGCCCAGTCACTGGGAGGCCGCGAAGAGCGAGAAGCTCGTCGCGCCGGCCAACACCTCCGGCACGAACGGCACCACCGTCGTGATCGGCAAGAGCAGCGCCAAGAAGACCCTGGTCATGTACGAGGACCCGCGCTGCCCGATCTGCGCCCAGTTCGAGCAGACGGTCGGCTCGACCGTCAAGCAGGACGTCGACGCGGGCAAGTTCAAGATCCAGTACGTCGGTGCCTCGTTCATCGACACCAACACCCAGGGCGAGGGCTCCAAGAACGCCCTGAGCGCCATGGGAGCCGCGCTGAACGTCGGCCCCGAGGCGTTCCTCGAGTACAAGACCGCGCTGTACTCGGCGAAGTGGCACCCGGAGGAGACCGAGGACAAGTTCAAGGACGACAGCTACCTGATCAAGGTCGCGAACACCGTCCCCGCCCTGAAGGACAACGCGGCGTTCCAGAAGGCCGTGAAGGACGGCACCTACGACAAGTGGGCGCTGGACATGTCCGACGTCTTCAACAAGAGCGGGGTGCAGGGCACGCCGACCCTGAAGATGGACGGCAAGACGCTCACCGGGTCCGACGGCAAGAACGCGCCCATGACGGTGGCCGAGTTCAACGCGGCGATCGACAACGCGCTCAAGTCCTGA
- a CDS encoding DUF2252 domain-containing protein: MSVPQLSAEQRGEEILAVFDTAFGELLAADPAAFRVKFRKMAASAFAFYRGTACLFYHDLDADRRGGPYLDDRTSRVWIHGDLHAENFGTYMDSTGRLIFNVNDFDEAYVGPFTWDLKRFAASVALIGYAKALSDDQITELVGIYAAAYRQRVHALATGAKSDEVPPFTLDTAQGPLLDALRDARSLTRFGLLDSMTEIRDFERRFAPGGGSIELDAATRYKVLAAFDGYLETLPETSLARPDSYRVKDVVGRRGIGIGSAGLPSYNILLEGHSDALENDVVIYIKQAQTPAVSRHITDPVIREYFQHEGHRTVISQRALQAHADPWLGWTELDGAGQLVAEVSPYAVDLDWGDIDDPEEIASVVADLGRATAAMHAAADDQSGESLVPFSTERAIDAAIAADEDGFGELLVDFAHTYGARARADHQIFVDLFRNGRIPGL, from the coding sequence ATGTCGGTTCCGCAGCTCAGCGCCGAGCAACGCGGTGAGGAGATCCTCGCCGTCTTCGACACCGCCTTCGGCGAGCTGCTCGCCGCCGACCCGGCCGCGTTCCGCGTGAAGTTCCGCAAGATGGCGGCCTCCGCGTTCGCGTTCTACCGGGGCACGGCGTGCCTCTTCTACCACGATCTGGACGCGGACAGGCGCGGCGGCCCGTACCTGGACGACCGCACCTCGCGGGTGTGGATCCACGGCGACCTGCACGCCGAGAACTTCGGCACCTACATGGACTCCACGGGCCGCCTGATCTTCAATGTGAACGACTTCGACGAGGCGTACGTCGGTCCCTTCACCTGGGACCTGAAGCGCTTCGCCGCCTCCGTGGCGCTGATCGGGTACGCGAAGGCGCTCAGCGACGACCAGATCACCGAGCTGGTCGGCATCTACGCCGCGGCCTACCGTCAGCGCGTCCACGCCCTGGCCACCGGCGCCAAGAGCGACGAGGTGCCGCCCTTCACCCTGGACACCGCCCAGGGCCCGCTGCTGGACGCGCTGCGCGACGCCCGCTCGCTCACCCGCTTCGGGCTGCTGGACTCGATGACCGAGATCCGCGACTTCGAGCGCCGCTTCGCGCCGGGCGGCGGCTCGATCGAGCTGGACGCCGCCACCCGCTACAAGGTGCTCGCGGCCTTCGACGGCTACCTGGAGACGCTGCCGGAGACGTCCCTGGCCCGCCCGGACTCCTACCGCGTGAAGGACGTCGTCGGCCGCCGCGGCATCGGTATCGGCTCGGCCGGCCTGCCGTCGTACAACATCCTCCTCGAGGGCCACAGCGACGCCCTGGAGAACGACGTCGTGATCTACATCAAGCAGGCCCAGACCCCGGCCGTCTCCCGGCACATCACGGACCCCGTGATCCGCGAGTACTTCCAGCACGAGGGCCACCGCACGGTGATCTCCCAGCGCGCCCTGCAGGCGCACGCCGACCCGTGGCTGGGCTGGACCGAGCTGGACGGCGCGGGCCAGCTGGTCGCCGAGGTGTCGCCGTACGCGGTGGACCTGGACTGGGGCGACATCGACGACCCGGAGGAGATCGCCTCGGTCGTCGCCGACCTGGGCCGCGCCACGGCCGCCATGCACGCGGCGGCGGACGACCAGTCCGGCGAGTCCCTGGTGCCCTTCTCCACCGAGCGGGCCATCGACGCGGCGATCGCCGCCGACGAGGACGGCTTCGGGGAACTGCTGGTGGACTTCGCCCACACCTACGGGGCACGCGCGCGTGCGGACCACCAGATCTTCGTGGACCTGTTCCGCAACGGCCGGATTCCAGGTCTGTGA
- a CDS encoding GNAT family N-acetyltransferase → MSAGNAGYVVRIAEEPADREACFAVRKEVFVGEQGVPEDIEYDAYDAAAVHVLAVREDGVPLGTGRLLHGEAAAAKNGGDASVGSLGRLAVTREARGLGVGAALVRAIEDAARARGLTAVDLHAQTQALGFYERLGYAAYGPEFPDAGIPHRSMRRSL, encoded by the coding sequence ATGAGCGCCGGGAACGCCGGGTACGTCGTGCGGATCGCCGAGGAGCCCGCCGACCGCGAGGCGTGCTTCGCGGTCCGCAAGGAGGTCTTCGTCGGCGAGCAGGGCGTGCCCGAGGACATCGAGTACGACGCGTACGACGCCGCTGCCGTGCACGTCCTGGCCGTCCGGGAGGACGGCGTGCCGCTCGGTACGGGCCGGCTGCTGCACGGGGAGGCGGCCGCCGCCAAGAACGGCGGCGACGCGTCCGTGGGCTCGCTCGGGCGGCTGGCGGTGACGCGGGAGGCACGCGGCCTGGGCGTCGGCGCCGCGCTGGTGCGGGCCATCGAGGACGCGGCACGCGCGCGTGGTCTGACGGCGGTGGACCTGCACGCGCAGACCCAAGCGCTGGGCTTCTACGAGCGGCTGGGCTACGCGGCCTACGGGCCGGAGTTCCCCGACGCGGGGATACCGCACCGATCGATGCGGCGCTCTCTGTAG